DNA sequence from the Raphanus sativus cultivar WK10039 unplaced genomic scaffold, ASM80110v3 Scaffold3719, whole genome shotgun sequence genome:
CCAACGAGATCGTTAAGAGACAAGAGGATGAGATACACGCGCTTCAGAGAGCActggaggagaaggaagaagagctAGAAGTTTCTATGGCAGCGAAGAGACTTGAGCAGGAGAAGCTCAGAGAGACAGAAGCTAACTTGAAGAAACAGACGGAAGAGTGGTTGGTAGCTCAGGTTGAAGTGAGCAAGCTTCAGGAGGAAACCATGAAACGGTTAGGAGAAGCTAACGAAACGGTGGAGGACTTCAGGAGAGTGAAGAAGCTTCTGACCGATGTGAGATTCGAGCTTGTTTCTTCTCGGGAAGCTTTGTTATCTTCAAGAGCGCAAATGGGAGAAAAGGAACTATTATTAGACAAACAGTTAGAGGGAGTCGAGGAACAGAGGAGAAGCGTGTTGTCGTATATGCAAAGCTTGAGAGATGCTCACAGTGAAGTAGAGAGCGAGAGAGTAAAGCTCAGAGTCGCTGAGGCTAAGAACTTTGCACTCGAGCAGGAGATATCACTCCAAAAAGAACTCTTGGAAGAACTACGAGAGGAGTTGAAGAAAGAGAGATCTTTATTGGAGAAAGCTATGCTTGATATCTCCACCATTCAAGATGAGCTCGACAAGAAAACTAACGAGTTTCAGGTCTCGCAGAGTCTACTTCAAGAGAAAGAGTCGAGCTTGGTGGAGGCCAAGCTAGAGATTCAGCATCTGAAGTCTGAACAGGCTTCTCTAGAGCTGTTACTGCAAGAAAAAGATGAAGAGCTCACTGAAGCGAGGAATAAACTGGGAGAAGTGAACCGTGAGGTTACGGAGCTAAAGATGCTTATGATCAATAGAGAAGATGAGCTTACGCAGGCAGCTGAGTTGCTGAAGGAGAAAGACGTCCACCTTCACAGAATCGAAGATGAGTTAGGCAGTTCGGAGATGCGAGTCAGCGAAGCCGAGATGGTGGTGGAAAAAATTGCAGAGCTGACGAGCAGATTGGTTCAAGATCAGATAAGCTTTGACTCGATGCAGCAACCACTAGAGAAACAACCTCGTGTTGTTGATTACGGAATGGAGAACAAACGGCTGGTGATGGAGTTAAACTTCACCAGAGAGAATCTACGGTTGAAAGAGATGGAGGTTTTAGCTGCGCAGAGGGCTCTGACGTTTAAAGACGAAGAGATCAATGTGGTGATGGGAAGACTAGAAGCAAAGGAGCGGGAGCTCAAGAAACTGAAAGAAGAAACTGTCAGTGATGGTGAAGATTTGAAAATGTTATACGCATTGGCGCAAGAGAGAATAGAGGGGAAAACAATGGGTGATCTAGCCATAGAGAAGCTTCAGCTAGAGGCGGCTCAGCTTGAAGTGGAAGCTGCAACGAGCGCATTACAGAAGCTTGCGGAGATGAGCACAGAGCTTCTAACTCAAGCTGACATGAGTATCGATGCAGATTCTGATTTCGTTGTAATACCAGATGAGGAGGTTAATCAGCAGGAAAACAGTTGTATAGACGAGGTAAAAACAGAAGTTGGGAGGCTCTGGTCATTGACAGAGAAACTCCTAGAGAATGCAGGAATGCGTTGATGTTACATCCACATGTATTGAAGGATTATGAAAAGATTAGATTCATACAGATTAATTTTATAAGGTTCATCTGTGATGTAATTTTTTGTGTGGATCTGTAGACTTACCAGgtgttaaataaaatatgttgagTCTCAAAACTAAGATTGTTGTGCATACAAGGACTGTAAGGTTGTCTTTGAAAAGGTTAGACATGTAACTGTATCCTCTTATATCTCCTTGTAAGAATAAAACATCTGATCACCAATGACACAATGGTTAAATggtaaaatttaaattacaactctggtttttgtttgtttacatACATTCGTGATTTACCTAAcagtaattttttatatttgtttttgttgtaagtaaagaagagaggagaagagaagagaggaattggtGTGTCTTATTCATTGAGTAATGTATCCTTTATATAGgtatacaatagcttggagaccaAGTAGAACTTGGTGAGCAAGTAAACTTAGGaatcaagtaaatctagaacattccataatagacatcacataatattcataacacttccccttgatgtccattatgcgtgtaagatgctatctcgttaaaaaccgagattgtaatgccataaccgtctagagtttgtaatgcgtttggaatactgcctcgttaaaacctttccatggtaaacccaaaaacccaatgtggtaaaaacgggaagccatggataggaaaaagagtacagccgcattacttcccctgaagtgaacatcactgaaggcttctcagtgatcgcataccaatctgctgcataagcttcctgagcgtgcatgttggtaatgcctaagtgaagaggtcggctgagttctcgctggatctgacttagagtaccttgacctctccttctttctgaagatcgtgggtgaagaagaacttggggagaacatgcttagtcttgtcacccttgatgtaaccatctttgagctgagctatgcaggccgcattgtcttcgtaaagaacggtcggctcgtctttaccatccgtgatcccacatactgtccgaatatggtgtgtcatgagtctcaatcAGACAtactctctgcttgcttcatggatcgccaatatatccgagtgattggatgatgtggctgatatagtctgcttgactgatctccatgaaatggtcgtgcctccatatgtgaaaacataaccagtttgggacttagcactgtgtgggtCGGATTagtaacctgcatcagcaaaatgctttcatgatattcatggtccatttgGATCATgtggtttatctctcttagataaattcgaccatgaatgtctttgtatgtccatgatctgtccggatcatgacatcatccataatccatccggattatgttcttgtccactatatatcttattcatatcctttgaccaaaactctttatgaacttttagtatatgtccacggtctgttcatgaagtggctattgtgttatagtttgaagtttaatcaaaactaagccactttttggtcaataggacgttcctctcacttggatggtttaggtcggatttaagacctagaggaactggtcggaacaagctggacgggatggattggtcgggaccaatgatgattaaggtcgaactaggtcggacatgatcctagtcggtatggttccctttggtcgtgaatctgatggattctcagaccatttgatcaatctattcttggtatGTTGGATCATAGATTCCAACCttcatatacggctaatgatctctactatagatcatcgtagt
Encoded proteins:
- the LOC108842974 gene encoding uncharacterized protein LOC108842974, whose amino-acid sequence is MGFSQAIRLNLSSYSSLSPYQTSVNQKQKTLVAFKGKRRSLLTVKSVLNNTRPSFNDNGTAEPSKVLLDKLFARTQELEGQTNQNSVYPPPPDEALSYSSSLESELQAALMALLKREEDLHDAERKVLSEKKKLNRAKEGLEKRERVITEASSKHESLQEELKRANVELASQAREIEELKHKLRERDEELAAMRSSLTFKERELDRMCVEISIKSKEVSVASFEFENKSQLLSQANEIVKRQEDEIHALQRALEEKEEELEVSMAAKRLEQEKLRETEANLKKQTEEWLVAQVEVSKLQEETMKRLGEANETVEDFRRVKKLLTDVRFELVSSREALLSSRAQMGEKELLLDKQLEGVEEQRRSVLSYMQSLRDAHSEVESERVKLRVAEAKNFALEQEISLQKELLEELREELKKERSLLEKAMLDISTIQDELDKKTNEFQVSQSLLQEKESSLVEAKLEIQHLKSEQASLELLLQEKDEELTEARNKLGEVNREVTELKMLMINREDELTQAAELLKEKDVHLHRIEDELGSSEMRVSEAEMVVEKIAELTSRLVQDQISFDSMQQPLEKQPRVVDYGMENKRLVMELNFTRENLRLKEMEVLAAQRALTFKDEEINVVMGRLEAKERELKKLKEETVSDGEDLKMLYALAQERIEGKTMGDLAIEKLQLEAAQLEVEAATSALQKLAEMSTELLTQADMSIDADSDFVVIPDEEVNQQENSCIDEVKTEVGRLWSLTEKLLENAGMR